The Vitis vinifera cultivar Pinot Noir 40024 chromosome 3, ASM3070453v1 region CAACTTGAGTATAGTGCCCGCATTTCCCACCAACGCATGAGTTGGAGTTGTAGTCATAATTAGGCTTCTCCCCCACCCACAGGTTCACCGCATCAGTGCCTGTCAATGAACCGCTGCCCCAGGCAATGTTCTCCCCATAAGGCCCATTCGAATGCACGAGATTGCAGTCCCCGATCCGCTGGTTGGCATAGTTCTGAGCATAAGAGGCTACGGTGTTGTTCCATGTCATAGACCCAACACCAACTTGTGCCCGAGCAGTATTGTGAGCATTGAGGTAGTCCTGCTGTGAGTTTTGAGCACAGGAGGTGTGAACCAAGGCTAAGCCAACGAGACAAATAAAAACTAGTGAAATCTTAAACAACCCCATTTTCAGTTGTGAAGTTTAATGTAATTGATGTGGAATGAGGATTGCTTAGCTGGGTATTTATAGGGAAAAGGAGTTGAAATTAGGGTGATCAAGAGCATCACAAACAACCATTATTATCTAGCAACTCCTAGTGGTCAAAATATCCTCCTGGACATAGAAGACTTTGTGGTCACTTGCACATGTAGAAGGACAATAATTGATGCAACAATTGACACTACGATCAAAATGACTTCCATCCTCACCTTGTTCCTTACATGTGATAAACATTGTTTGAAAAGTTTCATGATTTCTTCTAGGGTTCAGCCCAAGTGTTAGTCTttcttttaggttatgtttggttccaaaaaatactaaagaaaaaaaaaatacaaaaaaaatgatttttttcatatttagttgtcctatgaaaaatataaaagaaaataaaatataattaaaaacttatgtatttttaaattatttaatctttatattcatgagttaaaataaataaaatgagtttgaagtaa contains the following coding sequences:
- the PR-1 gene encoding basic form of pathogenesis-related protein 1, with amino-acid sequence MGLFKISLVFICLVGLALVHTSCAQNSQQDYLNAHNTARAQVGVGSMTWNNTVASYAQNYANQRIGDCNLVHSNGPYGENIAWGSGSLTGTDAVNLWVGEKPNYDYNSNSCVGGKCGHYTQVVWRNSVRLGCARVQCNNGGWFVTCNYDPPGNYVGQRPY